A part of Bacteroidota bacterium genomic DNA contains:
- a CDS encoding VOC family protein, with amino-acid sequence MSKAEHNLRLDYVEFAAPDLEGIKHFYTKVFGWQFEDFGPDYVAFNDGRIDGGFGRGTSAGAGLPLVIMYATDLEAVEADIVAYGGKIVKETFAFPGGRRFHFADPGGNVLAVWTDQEVA; translated from the coding sequence ATGAGCAAAGCTGAACACAACTTGCGGCTGGATTATGTAGAGTTTGCAGCACCGGATCTGGAAGGCATCAAACATTTCTATACCAAAGTCTTTGGTTGGCAATTTGAAGACTTCGGCCCCGATTACGTCGCGTTTAATGATGGGCGTATAGATGGTGGATTTGGGCGGGGCACATCAGCCGGGGCCGGCTTGCCACTCGTTATCATGTATGCTACGGACTTGGAAGCAGTAGAAGCTGATATTGTGGCGTATGGGGGCAAAATTGTCAAAGAGACCTTTGCATTCCCCGGAGGCCGACGCTTTCATTTTGCCGATCCGGGAGGCAATGTGCTGGCTGTCTGGACGGATCAGGAGGTGGCGTGA
- a CDS encoding sulfite exporter TauE/SafE family protein, with protein sequence MIEGPLFYILAFLAILIAGIAKSGFGGGLGVLSVPLMALVISPVQAAAILLPVLCFMDVINIWHYRKLWDKTNIKILLPAGLVGVLIGTFTFRYLSEGYIRIIIGLVAVMFTFNFFRKKTEGTVTKPDPVKGSFWGVLAGFVSFGVHAGGPPANVFLLPQRLDKTIFVGTMVVLFTILNFVKLVPYSLLGQLSGDNLMISLILAPIAPLGVWLGLRLHKVVNEKWFYLLCYIFLFITGVKLLWDGINAEFF encoded by the coding sequence GTGATAGAAGGCCCGCTGTTTTACATCCTGGCGTTTCTTGCCATACTGATCGCAGGAATTGCAAAGAGTGGATTTGGTGGCGGACTCGGGGTGCTATCCGTGCCCTTGATGGCCCTTGTTATTTCTCCTGTACAGGCTGCTGCAATTTTGTTGCCCGTGCTTTGCTTCATGGATGTCATCAATATCTGGCATTACCGCAAGCTGTGGGATAAAACCAACATAAAAATACTACTCCCCGCAGGCCTGGTCGGTGTATTAATCGGTACGTTTACCTTTCGTTACCTCAGTGAAGGGTATATCCGCATCATCATCGGCCTGGTTGCTGTGATGTTTACGTTCAATTTTTTCCGAAAGAAAACGGAAGGTACGGTAACAAAACCCGATCCCGTAAAAGGAAGCTTTTGGGGGGTACTTGCCGGCTTCGTGAGTTTTGGCGTGCACGCCGGCGGCCCACCTGCCAACGTATTTTTGCTCCCGCAACGATTGGATAAAACCATTTTTGTCGGGACGATGGTGGTCCTCTTTACCATCCTCAACTTTGTTAAGCTGGTCCCTTACTCTTTGCTCGGGCAGTTAAGCGGCGACAACCTGATGATTTCGCTCATCCTTGCGCCGATTGCGCCGCTGGGTGTTTGGCTAGGACTTCGGTTGCACAAAGTGGTGAACGAAAAATGGTTCTACCTCCTTTGCT